The DNA region AcgatcaggccgtaattaacatctctcttccaagagctaggaggtgtcaaatgttacctttcttcttagtCCTAGCTAGAcccccctggtgagatttggagacagaattctacttgtcccaggaaaatacatattaacacctgggcgaaaacctgcagccttcaggacagatgttcctagtcacacaaaacctatacataaggtcactgcacatatatatatatatatatacagtacagacgaaaaattttggacacaccttctcattttaagatttttctgcattttcaagtCTATGAaacactgtacattcacactgaagacatcaaaactaggaattaacacatgtggaattatatacttaacaaaaaagtgtgaaacaactgaaattatgtcttatattctaggttcttcaaagtagccaccttttgctttgatgactgcttgcacactcttggcattctcttgatgagcttcaagatgatgagcttcaagagatagtcaccaggaatggttttcagttcacaggtgtgccatgtcaggtttaataagtgggatttcttgccttataaatggggttgggaccatcagttgtgttgtgcagaagtctggtggatacacagctgacagtcctactgaatagactgttagaatttgttattatggcaagaaaaaagcagctaagtaaagaaaaacgagtggccatcattactttaaagggaacctgtcacctgaatttggcgggaccagttttgggtcatatgggcggggttttcgggtgtttgattcaccctttccttacccgctggctgcatgctggccgcaatattggattgaagttcattctctgtcctccgaagtacacaccagcgcaaggcaagctggccgcaatattggattgaagttcattctctgtcctccggagtacacgccagcgcaaggcaatattgccttgcgcaggcgtgtactccggaggaccgagaatgaacttcaatccaatattgcggccagcatgcagccagcgggtaaggaaagggtgaatcaaacacccgaaaaccccgcccatatgacccaaaactggtcccgccaaattcaggtgagaggttccctttaagaaatgaaggtctgtcagtctgaaaaattgagaaaactttgaaagtgtccccaagtgcagtggcaaaaaccatcaagcgctacaaagaaactggctcacatgaggaccgccccaggaaaggaagaccaagagtcacttctgcttctgaggataagtttatccgagtcaccagcctcagaaatcacaggttaacagcagctcagattagagaccaggtcaatgcctcaaagagttctagcagcagacacatctctacaacaactgttaagaggagactgtgcagcaggccttcatggtaaaacagctgctaggaaaccactgctaaggacaggcaacaagcaggaaacaagcagaagagacttgtttgggctaaagaacacaaggaatggacattacaccagtggaaatctgtgcttttggtctgatgagcccaaatttgagatctttggttccaaccaccgtgtctttgtgcgacgcagaaaatgtgaacggatggactccacatgcctggttcccactgtgaagcatggaggaggaggtgtgatggtgtgggggtgctttgctggtgacactgttggggatttattcaaaattgaaggcatactaaacaagcatggctaccacagcatcttgcagcggcatgctattccatccggtttgcgtgtagttggaccatcattcatttttcaacaggacaatgaccccaagcacacctccaggctctgtaagggctatttgaccaagaaggagagtgatggggtgctacgccagatgacctggcctccacagtcaccagacctgaaccaaatcgagatggtttggggtaagctggaccgcagagtaaaggcaaaaggaccaacaagtgctaagcatctctgggaactccttcaagattgttggaagatcattcccggtgacgacctcttgaagctcatcaagagaatgccaagagtgtgcaaagcagtcatcaaagcaaaaggtggctactttgaagaacctagaatataagacataatttcagttgtttcacacttttttgttaagtatataattccacatgtgttaattcatagttttgatgccttcagtgtgaatgtacaattttcagtcatgaaaatacagaaaaatcgattttgccgctgcgggtccgctgcagtttccattgcgtttacatttacatgtaaacctatggaaaccgcaaaccgctgttcacatgctgcgggaaaaaccgcgcagaaacgcagtggttaaaaacctgcagcatgtcacttctttgtgcagaactgcagcggttctgcacccatagacctccattgtgagggtcaaacccgcagtaaaacccgcagatcaaaaaatatctgcgggttttatgcggttatgggtggagaaaccgctgcaacaggaagtgcggggaagcgggaggaagttcgtgggcggaagtgcgtgggcggagtgtcgtCCTTTTTTTCCGAAGTGACTGTCagcatggaggcatatcgtcgcatggggatcgatgtcggtcgtttgatagatttggtatgtatgtgtgtgtatctgtgtatgtgtctgtgtatgtgtgtgaagtctgtgtgtgtcctcatgcgacgatagtgccaccattgtgctaagtctccgtatgggattactactcccatccggtattaggatgggagagttgtccctatgtccggcgacttagcacaagtgtaagtaacacaaaacacaaacacacacaatacacatacaataaacgtaacatacatgacacacagtacatataacatagagtatatactcaccatacagcacatacaggtacgcgaagccctcgcccctagggaaaaagtccaaaaaaataaaccaaatccatactccctgtccgcagaatccaaaacagagtgtcccacgccgatcccctgctctccggcgatacactgccaggagcgaatggcgccggcgtctctatTTATGGCACTACAggtgcgtgtgaactttcccacgctgtagtgccgtaaagcgagagtaccggggtcaatgaccgccggtaaactctcgcgcatgcgcagtaacacaccgacaggtgccggagcacctgtcagtgtgttgctgcagccgtggagagcagacatctccggatgtgtctgttctccatggcagatcgtcctgggacactcgttatgggatttctgcggacagggccaggtagtatgaatttggtttgtttttttatttctgttgcaggtcgagggtcttcagatggattaagagtgcaataaaggaattgtcaaaaagtgtgtgtcattatttcattaaaatattttttctagtgtctgtgttttttttaaaaacctttaataggattagtaatggataggcgtcttattgacgcctctccattattaaccgggcttaatgccaccttccaattgcaaggtggcattaacccctcattaccccatatcccaccgctacacgggagtgggaagagaggggctaagtgccggaattggcgcatcttttagatgcgccttttctggggcgggtgcgggcttctatttgtagccagggggggggggggcaaatatccatggcccctttcctaggctatgaatataagcccacggctgtctgcgtagcctttctggcctcaaaatatagggggaccccaacacttttttgggggggctctccctttatttctgagccagtaaggctatgcagacatctgtgggcttcatattcatggcctgggaacagccaggggtattttaaccccttcccaggccacaaatattggcccacagctgtcagcctagcctttctggcctaaaaatatagagggaccctatgcattttttttttcgggGCCCCCTATTTTTTTTTGTGCcagaaaagctatgcagacagctgtgggttaatattcatagcctgggaacagccaggggtattttaacccctttccaggccacaaatattggcccacggctggatgcctagcctttctggattaaaaatatagggggaccctatgtaatttttttttttgttggtccccttatatattttttttcctttaaataggATTATGGAtttgtgtcttattgacgcctctccattattaaccgggcttaatgccaccttacaatagcaaggtttcattaacccctcattaccccatatcccactgctacacgggagtgggaagagaggggccaagtgccggaattggcacatcattttgatgcgccttttctggggcagctgcggccttctatttgtagccgggggggggggggggggcaaatatccatggcccctttcctaggctatgaatataaggctGTCTGCGTagactttctggcctaaaaatatagggggaccccaacactttttttgttggggctctccctttatttctgagccagaaaggctacgcagatagctgtgggcttcatattcatggcctgggaacagccagggatattttaaccccttcccgggccacaaatattgccccacggctgtctgcctagcctttctggactaaaaatatagggggacaaaAACACTGTTATTAGTGTTGGTGtagagattagggttatggttttgaAAGCTTGAGTGTAGAGTGTCTTGCAGGTTGCAAATAAGCAGTGGCACCGGCAATCCCGAGCTTATCGTGAGCCCACCCAGCAACACATGTTGCCGCACGGCCCGCTCAGGATTGAcggcgccagagcttgtttttaaacaACGGCACACGAACGTGTTTATTGGTGTTTGTGTTTTTAGTTTGTCCCTTGGGTTCATGTAGGGGTTACTTTGAAATATATTCCAACTTTTGAAAACCATTTCTGTAACATTACTTGGTCGTTCTATAGAGTATGAAATGACACTATTGTATTCATTGTAGGTTCGTGATTATCCGGCCCTGTGGGACCCTTCTGATGAGTCGTACAAAGATAAATATTACCGTGAGCTAGCATGGACAAAAATAGTGCATGACATGTTCCCGGAATGGGACAACTATCCAGGGGCAACACAACGGCAAATTGGTAATTATAATTAAATTTAGTTAGCAAACCTTGATTTTATTAAAAATATACTTTGTTTAGATCTCTAAAaaatcgttgtttttttttttttttgtagataaaGATGTGAAGCAACGGTGGCGCTCCGTTAGGGACAGATTCAACAAGTTCATAAATACCTGCGCTAGGAGTGGCTCGTCACCGAGTAAACAAACCTTCCCATTTAGCGAAGAGCTCCAATTCCTTGTCACCAGCCGGACATTGCGAAGGTAATTTACAATCCACTCCACaagattatttatatataatatgttgTGATAATGCATGACTTACATGAAAACACGCGTTATCACTACACAAGCAAAATAGTGGACCTAAATGTTGAAGTAGCAGCCTATTTGCTGCATGTAAAACTTTGATCCTTCGCAGCCTTGAAAAATTTTATTAATGTTCTGTTTTTCCCCCCACAGGATGGAAGGAAACATGTCAGCAGCTGATGTGGATGAAAGCGACACTgaggatggagcaggcagttcctctggagcgggagggaccatctctccatccattcccacagcttctgctgaatccacatccacttcagcagctgctgcatccacatctgcttcagcagctgctgaacatctggttccgcagaagctgtgagagtggagaagagagctgcctatccggtggcagcagagaaaagaaaaaaaaatcaaagaagaaCAATGAGGACCAAACAGTGCAAATTGCCACGGACACCCTTGATTTATTAAAAAAATCTTCTTGCGACGACCATTGCGATTCTTTTGCATTGACTGTCGCAAGAAAGACCCGCtcactgccaccggataggcagtctctttttatgtctatggtccagatgtccctcactgctctggaggaccctgctccaattGTGCCATATAACGAGGTtctgatgggggtgttgggactGTTCAGGCCCCGCCGTAGAACACCGGACCCACCTGCAAGACCACAGTATCTGTGCAGCAGTCAACAAGGCAGTTATGCAGAGAGAGGAAGTTCTCAGCAACTGGGACCAAGTTCTCACACCGAGGCTACAAATTACGTGTATTCTCCCGATTACACATATCTGCATTAAAATGAGAATGGGCTAAAGCTCCAGTTGCACGTTGCCTTTGCAAGGGGCTGTTTAATTTGTTTCAAATTGAAAAATCAATTATAAAATTTACAAATATTTTGTGTTTgttaaaataaagttttttttcaaaaattattctCTTGTTTTTAGACAATGGGGACAAGGCCTCTGTGTCTGACGCTGTCCTGGGTATATGGGCACTCGATTATTGGTTTGGGGGTTGTATAACTGTTATGTGTTCACTGCAGTATGAGATATAGAATAGTTATTTTATGAAAACACCCCCCTTTTTTTTGAGCTACaaagaaacaaaagaaattaagccaaaaacatttttttatttaaattacaaccaaaattttttttggggggttacatgacaaaaacattttttaaacacaaTTGTGTTGATTGTTGTCGATTCTGATTCTTCGGGATCTTGACTTGTTTTCACAACAGTTTGCAGCGATGTCGGCAACTTTGTTTGGAgggtcagtgtagatgcatccttctctgctggtcaggctgcccaacaccagcacaggagtattgccagtgcacggcaccttcaggactcatgaagcagtcagtgaaggattctctcacacgcacacctgagttggacggcctgcccagacccccgttgaccactggattaaatactggctgctggtactccacatctacgtcagtgttgtactcacgagcatagttgtggagtacacagcaagccttaatcacagcatcaacggtgtctgtgtccaactgaatggcagtgtgaaagatcctccactgactggtcatgatcccaaaggtgcattccacatatctgcgtgcacgactcagccgataattaaaaatcctccgtcgggcatccagtccccttcgtgggtatgggcgcagcagggttgtcgttaagggaaacgcctcatccgataccatcacaaagggtactggatgtgtggaacccggcaaaggtcttggggctggaagcgttccgccatcttgaagaatttgcatcccaatctgtgacgttcgcaacacccgagaatccccagtactaccaaaggcaccaacatcaatgccaacaaatttgtaatgggcatcagccaccgtcatcaggaccactgaaaaatacttcttataattaaagaagtgtgatcctgatcgtggtggctgctgaacccttacatgtttaccatcgactgcacctatgcagtttgggaaattggccacagactgaaagcctgctgcaacctgcagccaagtctcctcggttggggaaggcatcaccatgggctgcaacttctgccagatgacggtacatgtacacctcacaatgttagagatggtagatttaccaactctaaattggaggtgcagggatgtatagctctctcctgtggccaaaaatctgcaaagaaacaaaaaagaatatTAGAAGTGTCACACAAAAATTTAATTAAAACATGTCACAAGTTAAGgccgctataatatgcgtccagcaccatTCATGTGTTAGGTTAAGCATTCAATAATGCTGGCATTAGCACACggcacaacacaaagggtgtaaacaaactaaaaaaaggcctgatgggacttgtgcacacacacatgcgagatatgaccgagttttgcatggtaatccccggacctgctgcatgcactccgttgtggagcgtgcggctccatgtattggtatgtgggtgcacactccgctccagagtgcaggcggcagggccggggattaccatgcaacactcggccgtatctcacgtgtgtgtgtgtgtgtgtgtgtgtgtatgtgtgctccCGTCCAACAAGAGGGGTGGGTGTGTGggcgtgtgtgtgtttgtgtgcgagcaagagagagagggagagagacatgTAACGCAACCGTGGGCTGAATTATAACAACACGGATGGCTTTCAGGGATAAAAGCACTACAGTAGGCGCAGTTACACGGTGGCATGTGATGCAGTCAAATCCCATTCTTCCCTGATGGCCCTGAAATCATGCAcagtaggggagaatgatgacagcatcTTCAGCACCGTCCGCCAGAGAGCATCGATTCCTGTAACGCTTGTCAtgcagaggacatcaatgtgtgttctcaatGTGCACGTGCGTGGGACACTATGTGGCACATGCTAATGTTCTCAATTtggcatgtcagcgtgttttgccaacGGACACACGGCCGCCCAAAAcaagctgacatgtgcatagatgagTAGGTCAGTGTCTCCAGGAGATATGAAAAATttaatcacacatactggacacagagacGTGTGAAATAGAGACCTAACGACATTCCCACAAAAAAAAtggttacttaccgcaaggtgatgagcagcctttcctctgcagagatgGCCTTCCTCATAAAAGTGTCATGCAGTGTcaaatggggtgccaggatggtgagcagtcTGTCGAATGCCAGAATCGATAGCCGACAAAAAGATAGAAATTTGTCCGGATATCTGAAAATTGTAAAAGACAcaaaaaaaaagggttacttcacaagTTACATTGTtagcaaaaaaagtaaaatttgtCGTTCAATATATTTCAAGTtacctcctcaaatcattgtaaaggacataaaagtgccccttctgTGTGCGCTCTGCTACAAGAGGGTGCACCCACATTCTTTTCTGTGCACTCCTTCTCTGCCGCCactgcctctaaaataaaaaaaaatatatatatattttttaaaacacaaCGATGAGAAAAATATATCAAACATGCCTGGAAAGCAATGCAGAatatgtaagggtacgtgtccacgttcaggatggctgtCGTTATCGTCGGAGTGCCAAAGCCGCTCTGTGCAAAGCCCCACccacttctgggacgcgatgatgccagatgtgttcattgtacaaatccggcatcatcgcaccccacgcatagggccctgttttaTTCCTTGCGGAGCCGCAGCGTCtctgcaaggaacacggacatgctgtgatcttaaaagacgcgcagcatgtccggagtcgcagggctgacggatgacacacagtggacacgtgatttcattaaatcccctccactatgctgttacatctggacgctgcatgtttgacgctgcggccccacgcagcgccaaacacgcagcgtttccagaacgtggacatgtacccataacccaatatataaaacaaaattaaaaaaacagacatctgcttacctgacgAGTATGACGATTCAGGATTAGAAGCAGCAAccccaggatcgcaatccggtgtggcgtgcggagctggatccgcgggctgtgatctggcctacgctcagcactctgcagagcgctgtcattcaaaacacgtccactcattttggtgtgttagtcccaaaatggaggatggaagaagaaaagggttggacaaggaaattacataatttcttttttttttttcccccactgcagttaaagctttgtgtcaaacacacagacaatctgcagagaaaactgcataaaaaaatgcactaaaaaccgcataaaaaaacgcaccaaaaaccgcacctgcgttttctgccaagagctgcagtttttagtgcagaaaaatccgcagggaaatctgcaatgtgtgaacatggcctaaatgagaagttgtgtccaaacttttggtctgtacaaccGAGGGTCTGTACAaccgagggttgtttgcacgttaatgaccgggccaatttttacatttctgaccactgtccctttatgaggttataactccggaacgcttcaacggatcctgattattctgacactgttttctcgcgacatattgtacttcacgttagtggtaaaatttcttcaatattacttgaatttatttatgtaaaaaatggaaatttgacgaaaatttggaaaatttagcaattttcaaacttaatttttatgcccataaaatAGAGAAATGTGTcaaacaaaaaagttaataaataacatttcccacatgtctactttacatcagcacaattttggaaccatatttttttttcgttaggaagttataaaggttaaaagttaaccagtgatttctcatttttacaagaacatttacaaaaccattttttttttagggaccacttcaaatttgaagtcactttgaggggtctatatggctcaaaatacccaaaagtgacaccattctaaaaactgcacccctcaaggtactcaaaaccacattcaagaagtttatgaacccttcaggtgtttcataggagcagaagcaacgtgaaaggaaaaaatgaacatttatctttttagtcacaaaaatgatattacagcaacaatttttttattttcccaaaggtaaaaggagaaaatggacaacaaaagatgtattccaatttgtcctgagtacgccgataccccatatgtggggggaaaccactgtttgggcgcatggcagggctcagaagggaaggagctcagtTTGGCTTTTTTCAATCTAAAataagctggaattgagattggacgccatgtcgcgtttggcgagcccctgatgtgcctaaacagtggaaaccccctacaagtgaccccattttggaaactagacccccctaaggaacttatctagatgtgtggtgagcaattttatCCCCtaagtgctccacagaagtttctaacgcccaggcgtgaaaagaaaaaatcatatttttttccacaaacatgatcgtttagtccccaattttttattttcacaagggtaacagaagaaattggacctcaaaagttgtagtccaatttgttctgaatacgcagataccccatgtgggggggaaccactgtttgggcgcatggcagggctcagaagggaaggagcgccgtttgactttttcaatgaaaaattggctccaatctttagcggacaccatgtcgcatttggagagcccctgtgtacctaaagattggagttcccccacaagtgaccccattttgtaaactagaccccctaaggaacttatctagatgtgtcgtgagcacttttatcccccaagtgcttcacagaagtttataatgcccgggcatgaaaataaaaaatcctattttttcccacaaaaatgatcttttagtccccaatttttaattttcccaagggtaacaggagaaattggacccaaaaagttgttgtccaatttgtcctgagtacactgacaccccacatgtgggagaaaactactgtttgggtacactttggggctcggaagggaagtagtgacgttctgaaaagcagactttgatggaatggtacgcgggcgtcatgttccgtttgcagagcccctgatgtgcctgaacagtagaaatcccccacaaatgaccccattttggaaactagacctaattgggaacttatctaggtgtgtggtaagAATTTTgatcccccaagtttttcactTAATTTGTAACGCCCtggcgtgaaaataaaatatcctattttttcctacaaaaatgatttctagtccccaatttttaattttcccaagggtaacaggaaaaattggaccccaaaagttgttgtttaatttgtcctgagtacgctgataccccacatgtgggaaaaaatactgtttgggcacacgtcggggctcggaagggaagtggtgacttttggaaagcagactttgatggaatggtctgcaggcgtcatgttccgtttgcagagcccctgatgtgcctaaacagtaaaacaaataacccacaagtgacattttgtaaactTTTTGGAACTAATCAACTGTTTcccgtaaagtaaattagtagtgcatggaggtgtggtacaatttgaagcaatccttcatacacaggtcaggtttttcggggcaggtgttgcattgataaatggtgtcattGCGTATTTCCCTTTTGTAAAACACTTGGCACTTTTTTgcgacttacctctttttccagATTGCGGGACCTAacccgggaaatgctgacctggtacgatacgagcaccttcagttccagaagtacaggggcccgctccttccctcgtgccaaatatcagggccttaaccactacctcctggaactgaaggtaggacgtatcggtgtggcgtgcacatcatgacagcaggaaggcattgagcattgccatttgtacgatgtacatggACAGCTttgtgtaccacaccttggcctttctcaaagcactgtacggttggaggagttgatcagagagatcaacgccccccatggttTTGTACCCCAGTacagtcaggtttgctgacctgtgtagaggtaccccgtacagtgctgagggcactgccatcaccgtgtatggtgttcaagagaaggacatccctcttgtccttgtacttgaccaccagcaggtgttcgctacattgggctctgctgtcaccccttcacagcatctgcccaagtagcgtttttGGGAGGCTTCTCTGACttgtgcggtacctcgcgcagagagggatttgcagAGTGGGattctggaataaaagttatcggtgtagaggtgataacctttatccagcagtggtgcaccaaatcccacacaattttcccactcactcccaggacagggggaaactcagggggttcaatcctggtgtccttcccttcgtagactctaaagctgtaggtgtaccctgaggtactctcacacagcttgtagagtttgattccgtacctggccctcttgctgggcaggtattgacggaatctgagccgccccttaaaatgaaccaaggactcatccacgcagatgtcccttttgggcacatacacttcaccaaactttttgttgaagtgttcgatgacaggccgaactttgaacagacgtatcaaagttggggtcatctcgtgcgggacactatacattatcggaataatgcaggaacttacaGATGGCCTCAAAACCCGTCTGGactatgaccattcggaacactggagtgttgtataacatatcaacactccaatattgctgaatttctggcttcttcaggagccccatatgaaggaccaggccccaaaactgcatcatttcaactgcgtctacaggagaccagatagaatatgatgaaccggtgTTTGGCTCCAAAAATTAACGAGCATACAAatcagtttgctccaccatgaggttaacaaaatcctcagagaaaaagactttgaaaaagtctatttctgtgaggccggtggtgtcaaacccgaTTCCTgattg from Ranitomeya variabilis isolate aRanVar5 chromosome 3, aRanVar5.hap1, whole genome shotgun sequence includes:
- the DNAJC8 gene encoding dnaJ homolog subfamily C member 8 isoform X1 is translated as MLGSNMAAHGLSAAEDDAFSTFYTEVKQIEKRDSVLTSKQQIERLTRPGSSYFNLNPFEVLQIDPEVTDDEIKKRFRQRQWRQRRSAQKRMWVHPLVAERTQKGHFYVLYNDLRRYPDKFLSFCRLSILAFDRLLTILAPHLTLHDTFMRKAISAEERLLITLRFLATGESYTSLHLQFRVGKSTISNIVRCTCTVIWQKLQPMVMPSPTEETWLQVAAGFQSVANFPNCIGAVDGKHVRVQQPPRSGSHFFNYKKYFSVVLMTVADAHYKFVGIDVGAFGSTGDSRVLRTSQIGMQILQDGGTLPAPRPLPGSTHPVPFVMVSDEAFPLTTTLLRPYPRRGLDARRRIFNYRLSRARRYVECTFGIMTSQWRIFHTAIQLDTDTVDAVIKACCVLHNYAREYNTDVDVEYQQPVFNPVVNGGLGRPSNSGVRVRESFTDCFMSPEGAVHWQYSCAGVGQPDQQRRMHLH
- the DNAJC8 gene encoding dnaJ homolog subfamily C member 8 isoform X3, coding for MWVHPLVAERTQKGHFYVLYNDLRRYPDKFLSFCRLSILAFDRLLTILAPHLTLHDTFMRKAISAEERLLITLRFLATGESYTSLHLQFRVGKSTISNIVRCTCTVIWQKLQPMVMPSPTEETWLQVAAGFQSVANFPNCIGAVDGKHVRVQQPPRSGSHFFNYKKYFSVVLMTVADAHYKFVGIDVGAFGSTGDSRVLRTSQIGMQILQDGGTLPAPRPLPGSTHPVPFVMVSDEAFPLTTTLLRPYPRRGLDARRRIFNYRLSRARRYVECTFGIMTSQWRIFHTAIQLDTDTVDAVIKACCVLHNYAREYNTDVDVEYQQPVFNPVVNGGLGRPSNSGVRVRESFTDCFMSPEGAVHWQYSCAGVGQPDQQRRMHLH
- the DNAJC8 gene encoding dnaJ homolog subfamily C member 8 isoform X2 → MVTARPLSVCYTVKQIEKRDSVLTSKQQIERLTRPGSSYFNLNPFEVLQIDPEVTDDEIKKRFRQRQWRQRRSAQKRMWVHPLVAERTQKGHFYVLYNDLRRYPDKFLSFCRLSILAFDRLLTILAPHLTLHDTFMRKAISAEERLLITLRFLATGESYTSLHLQFRVGKSTISNIVRCTCTVIWQKLQPMVMPSPTEETWLQVAAGFQSVANFPNCIGAVDGKHVRVQQPPRSGSHFFNYKKYFSVVLMTVADAHYKFVGIDVGAFGSTGDSRVLRTSQIGMQILQDGGTLPAPRPLPGSTHPVPFVMVSDEAFPLTTTLLRPYPRRGLDARRRIFNYRLSRARRYVECTFGIMTSQWRIFHTAIQLDTDTVDAVIKACCVLHNYAREYNTDVDVEYQQPVFNPVVNGGLGRPSNSGVRVRESFTDCFMSPEGAVHWQYSCAGVGQPDQQRRMHLH